A single window of Halobacterium jilantaiense DNA harbors:
- the nadA gene encoding quinolinate synthase NadA: MDTSSFDTDLSLFKYDDLEALPEEYRELTEDERTERIEAARAELGDDVVVLGHNYQRREIVEHADFIGDSYQLSKEAANADADYVIFGGVTFMAESADIITDDSQSVILPSMEASCPMAGMAEALQVDAAWADITDAAPDETIIPITYMNSYADLKAFCAEQGGLVCTSSNAHRAFEWAFERGDKVLFLPDKHLGENTAHRLGLEDSTVEWDPWDAEGKTAEEVADADIVLWDGYCQVHERFTPDHVAQVREEHEDANVVVHPECRREVVEAADVVGSTSTITQTVEDADPGETWAIGTEIHLANHLQRWHPEVNVVPLCGDACMDCNAMRQIDPNYLAWVLEELVEGRERNVIEVAPDEKELAQVALDRMLDI; this comes from the coding sequence ATGGACACGTCGTCGTTCGATACAGACCTGAGTCTCTTCAAGTACGACGACCTCGAAGCGCTTCCCGAGGAGTACCGAGAACTGACCGAAGACGAGCGAACGGAACGCATCGAGGCGGCGCGCGCCGAACTCGGCGACGACGTCGTCGTCCTCGGCCACAACTACCAGCGCCGCGAAATCGTCGAGCACGCCGACTTCATCGGCGACTCCTACCAGCTCTCGAAGGAGGCCGCGAACGCGGACGCCGACTACGTCATCTTCGGCGGCGTGACGTTCATGGCCGAGAGCGCGGACATCATCACGGACGACAGTCAGTCCGTCATCCTGCCGTCGATGGAGGCGTCGTGCCCGATGGCGGGGATGGCTGAAGCCCTCCAGGTCGACGCCGCGTGGGCGGACATCACCGACGCCGCCCCCGACGAGACCATCATCCCGATCACGTACATGAACAGCTACGCCGACCTGAAGGCGTTCTGCGCCGAGCAGGGCGGGCTGGTCTGCACGTCCTCGAACGCCCACCGCGCCTTCGAGTGGGCGTTCGAGCGCGGCGACAAGGTGCTGTTCCTCCCCGACAAGCACCTCGGCGAGAACACCGCCCACCGACTCGGCCTCGAGGACTCGACCGTCGAGTGGGACCCGTGGGACGCCGAGGGGAAGACCGCCGAGGAGGTCGCCGACGCCGACATCGTGCTCTGGGACGGCTACTGCCAGGTCCACGAGCGCTTCACTCCCGACCACGTCGCGCAGGTCCGCGAGGAGCACGAGGACGCGAACGTCGTCGTCCACCCCGAGTGCCGGCGGGAAGTCGTGGAAGCGGCCGACGTGGTCGGCTCCACGTCGACGATTACGCAGACCGTCGAGGACGCCGACCCCGGCGAGACGTGGGCCATCGGCACCGAGATTCACCTCGCGAACCACCTCCAGCGCTGGCACCCCGAGGTGAACGTCGTGCCGCTGTGCGGGGACGCCTGCATGGACTGCAACGCGATGCGCCAGATCGACCCGAACTACCTCGCGTGGGTGCTGGAGGAGCTCGTCGAGGGCCGCGAGCGCAACGTCATCGAGGTCGCGCCCGACGAGAAGGAGCTGGCGCAGGTCGCGCTCGACCGCATGCTCGACATCTGA
- a CDS encoding DNA double-strand break repair nuclease NurA, which produces MTLDPVHFDGIADLAARIRHEVDAEEHRDLADETWRDFLDPLYGDDGPVLEPLDDLAKRAAPIEELALQPEPFDTAHGLDSGTINPRTFTNGLVLDLAQAAMSATPSELDCHRARTTITSVHSNDATVDMGTDWQKADEGYWRGRIVQTAPLARDQERVVHGLALYLAESHHALEHAHRVDDLLLLDGPVYPKQLVKWADRHASLADLVTQNELVGEVLENYVRLVEDFADRGVPLAGFVKSPASQALVRALRDRGRPTPWATDAAFFGQVLERREFDGENYRRLTDELTWTCWFTSTLGADGVFADAEELGVDRDLDAACYEVAFFVVYDPRTDLVHKVELPRVFADDPECRAAVERYVTSQVAAEAGPPEPVGKADELARIGSDEKQELVRKLEQSFESREDRNYDDHRW; this is translated from the coding sequence ATGACCCTCGACCCCGTCCACTTCGACGGCATCGCGGACCTCGCGGCGCGCATCCGCCACGAGGTGGACGCCGAGGAGCACCGCGACCTCGCCGACGAGACGTGGCGCGACTTCCTCGACCCGCTGTACGGCGACGACGGTCCGGTCCTCGAACCCCTCGACGACCTCGCGAAACGCGCCGCCCCAATCGAGGAACTCGCGCTCCAGCCCGAGCCCTTCGACACCGCCCACGGCCTCGATTCCGGCACCATCAACCCCCGGACGTTCACGAACGGCCTCGTCCTCGACCTCGCGCAGGCCGCGATGAGCGCGACGCCCTCGGAGTTGGACTGCCACCGCGCTCGCACCACCATCACGAGCGTCCACTCCAACGACGCCACCGTCGACATGGGCACCGACTGGCAGAAAGCGGACGAGGGCTACTGGCGCGGTCGCATCGTCCAGACCGCGCCCCTCGCCCGCGACCAGGAGCGCGTCGTCCACGGGCTCGCGCTCTATCTCGCGGAGAGCCACCACGCGCTCGAACACGCCCACCGCGTCGACGACCTCCTCCTCCTCGACGGCCCGGTCTACCCGAAACAGCTCGTGAAGTGGGCGGACCGCCACGCCAGCCTCGCCGACCTCGTCACGCAGAACGAACTCGTCGGCGAAGTGCTGGAGAACTACGTCCGGCTCGTCGAGGACTTCGCGGACCGGGGGGTCCCGCTCGCCGGCTTCGTGAAGAGCCCCGCCAGTCAGGCCCTCGTGCGCGCGCTCCGCGACCGCGGCCGCCCCACGCCGTGGGCGACCGACGCCGCGTTCTTCGGGCAAGTGCTCGAACGACGCGAGTTCGACGGTGAGAACTATCGGCGGCTCACCGACGAACTCACGTGGACGTGCTGGTTCACGTCGACGCTCGGCGCGGACGGCGTGTTCGCGGACGCGGAGGAACTCGGCGTGGACCGCGACCTCGACGCCGCCTGCTACGAGGTCGCGTTCTTCGTCGTCTACGACCCCCGGACGGACCTCGTCCACAAGGTCGAACTCCCGCGCGTGTTCGCCGACGACCCCGAGTGCCGAGCGGCCGTCGAGCGCTACGTCACCAGTCAGGTCGCCGCCGAGGCCGGGCCGCCCGAGCCCGTCGGGAAGGCCGACGAGCTCGCGCGCATCGGCAGCGACGAGAAACAGGAACTCGTCCGCAAACTCGAACAGTCCTTCGAGAGCCGCGAGGACCGCAACTACGACGACCACCGCTGGTAG
- a CDS encoding L-aspartate oxidase translates to MTEYATADVLVLGSGIAGCAAALAAAREGQRVLVATKAERPADASTDWAQGGIATTRDSPESLKRDILTAGDGEADPDAVDALVEDAAAAVEDVLVDTLDVSFDGDGDGFDYAQEAAHSEPRILHVDAATGRHLLRPFLRHLDDHDHVRMLEDTAALDLITDEGRVTGALLDRDPETGERAATGAPVFAGSTVLATGGIGDLYRRSTNPGGSTGDGLAMAALAGADVEDAEYVQFHPTAYDDEDPFLVSEAVRGEGAVLRNADGERFMPDYHEDAELAPRDVVARAVAAERDATGEVRLDVSPLDFAGEFPGLAETCEDRGVDWEAGIPVAPCEHFLCGGVAVDTEGRTSLDALYAVGECARTGVHGANRLASTSLLEGLVWGLRAGEAAAGDGWTPDPGDPPELRDRDPDLPAGFADEKFRRLRRVMDEHVGLHRSGDDLRRAQGVLRRLKGEVDSYVRTRTSRDLYELRNAAVVGLLVSRAAAENPESAGCHHRTDDAAPEGTPDAGH, encoded by the coding sequence ATGACGGAGTACGCCACCGCCGACGTGCTCGTGCTGGGCTCCGGCATCGCGGGCTGTGCGGCCGCGCTCGCCGCCGCCCGGGAGGGCCAGCGTGTGCTGGTCGCGACGAAGGCCGAGCGCCCCGCCGACGCGAGCACGGACTGGGCGCAGGGCGGCATCGCCACGACGCGGGACAGTCCCGAGTCCCTGAAACGAGACATCCTGACGGCGGGCGACGGCGAAGCCGACCCCGACGCGGTCGACGCGCTCGTCGAGGACGCCGCGGCCGCCGTCGAGGACGTGCTCGTGGACACCCTGGACGTGTCCTTCGACGGCGACGGCGACGGCTTCGACTACGCGCAGGAGGCGGCTCACTCCGAGCCCCGCATCCTGCACGTGGACGCGGCCACCGGCCGCCACCTCCTCCGGCCGTTCCTCCGGCACCTCGACGACCACGACCACGTCCGGATGCTGGAGGACACCGCCGCCCTCGACCTGATTACCGACGAGGGCCGCGTGACGGGCGCGCTGCTCGACCGCGACCCCGAGACGGGCGAGCGCGCCGCCACGGGCGCGCCGGTCTTCGCCGGGTCGACGGTGCTCGCGACGGGCGGCATCGGCGACCTCTACCGGCGGTCAACGAACCCCGGCGGGTCGACCGGCGACGGCCTCGCGATGGCCGCGCTCGCCGGTGCTGACGTCGAGGACGCCGAGTACGTCCAGTTCCACCCGACCGCCTACGACGACGAGGACCCGTTCCTCGTCTCCGAGGCGGTTCGGGGCGAGGGTGCCGTCCTGCGGAACGCCGACGGCGAGCGCTTCATGCCGGACTACCACGAGGACGCCGAACTCGCGCCCCGCGACGTGGTCGCGCGCGCCGTCGCCGCAGAGCGCGACGCGACCGGCGAGGTCCGACTGGACGTCTCCCCGCTGGACTTCGCCGGCGAGTTCCCCGGGCTCGCGGAGACCTGCGAGGACCGCGGCGTCGACTGGGAGGCCGGTATCCCGGTCGCGCCCTGCGAGCACTTCCTCTGTGGCGGCGTCGCTGTCGACACCGAGGGCCGCACGAGCCTCGACGCCCTGTACGCGGTCGGGGAGTGCGCTCGCACCGGCGTCCACGGCGCGAACCGCCTCGCGTCCACGAGCCTGCTCGAAGGACTCGTGTGGGGGCTGCGGGCCGGCGAGGCGGCGGCCGGCGACGGCTGGACGCCCGACCCCGGCGACCCGCCCGAACTCCGGGACCGCGACCCCGACCTGCCGGCCGGCTTCGCCGACGAGAAGTTCCGGCGGCTGCGCCGCGTGATGGACGAGCACGTCGGGCTCCACCGGTCCGGCGACGACCTCCGGCGCGCACAGGGCGTGCTCCGCCGGCTCAAGGGCGAGGTCGACTCCTACGTCCGCACGCGGACGAGCCGCGACCTCTACGAACTGCGGAACGCCGCGGTCGTCGGGCTGCTGGTCTCGCGGGCCGCCGCCGAGAACCCGGAGAGCGCCGGCTGCCACCACCGCACCGACGACGCCGCACCCGAGGGGACTCCGGATGCCGGTCACTGA
- a CDS encoding amidohydrolase yields the protein MTAAADLILYGGEVHTLGDEDEVYDAVAVRDGRVVGLANDYDAEFLAGTGTETIDLGGRVVIPGFVDAHTHMETVGQHGVHADLRGASGPEEVTERLAERASETAGDEWVLGFGYDESQWGGDADLSQADLDAVSETQPVAAIREDMHTATVNGVALAEYGDGMPEGDVVGDGRIVEDAVEVVYDATEPDPEETKSLVTAAQREANEKGVTAVHDMVRRSHAPRAYRELDAAGDLSVRVRVNYWADHLDAVLETGLATNHGSDMVEVGAIKTYTDGSLGGHTAKLHEPYADAPDETGTWVVDPEELADIVERADDAGLQVTAHAIGDAAVDAVLDAYEDAADDAGERRHRVEHAELASDDAIERMAALGVVASPQPNFLKWAGSDGLYEDRLGTERREASNRFGDMLDAGVAVAFGSDCMPLDPLLGVHHAVNAPADGQSVSVTDALRAYTSGGAYAGFREDEQGTVREGALADFTVLDASPWEHVDAIVDEVGVAMTVVDGDVVYDAR from the coding sequence ATGACAGCGGCTGCCGACCTGATTCTCTACGGTGGCGAGGTCCACACGCTCGGCGACGAGGACGAGGTGTACGACGCGGTGGCGGTGCGGGACGGCCGGGTCGTCGGGCTGGCGAACGACTACGACGCCGAGTTCCTGGCGGGGACCGGGACCGAGACAATCGACCTCGGGGGTCGCGTGGTGATTCCGGGGTTCGTGGACGCCCACACGCACATGGAGACCGTCGGCCAGCACGGCGTCCACGCGGACCTTCGGGGGGCGAGCGGCCCGGAAGAAGTCACGGAGCGCCTCGCCGAGCGCGCGAGCGAGACCGCCGGCGACGAGTGGGTGCTGGGCTTCGGGTACGACGAGAGCCAGTGGGGTGGCGACGCGGACCTCTCGCAGGCCGACCTCGACGCCGTCAGCGAGACGCAGCCGGTCGCCGCGATTCGGGAGGACATGCACACGGCGACGGTGAACGGCGTCGCGCTCGCCGAGTACGGCGACGGGATGCCCGAGGGCGACGTGGTCGGGGACGGCCGCATCGTGGAGGACGCGGTCGAAGTCGTCTACGACGCGACGGAGCCCGACCCCGAGGAGACGAAGTCCCTCGTGACGGCCGCGCAGCGCGAGGCCAACGAGAAGGGTGTAACGGCCGTCCACGACATGGTGCGGCGCTCGCACGCGCCCCGAGCGTACCGCGAACTCGACGCGGCGGGCGACCTCTCCGTGCGGGTGCGAGTGAACTACTGGGCGGACCACCTCGACGCCGTCCTGGAGACGGGGCTGGCGACGAACCACGGCAGCGACATGGTCGAGGTCGGTGCAATCAAGACGTACACGGACGGCAGCCTCGGCGGGCACACGGCGAAGCTCCACGAGCCGTACGCCGACGCGCCCGACGAGACCGGGACGTGGGTCGTCGACCCGGAGGAACTGGCGGATATCGTGGAGCGCGCCGACGACGCGGGCCTGCAAGTCACCGCGCACGCCATCGGCGACGCCGCCGTCGACGCCGTCCTCGACGCCTACGAGGACGCGGCCGACGACGCGGGCGAGCGCCGGCACCGCGTCGAGCACGCCGAACTCGCGAGCGACGACGCCATCGAGCGCATGGCAGCCCTCGGCGTCGTGGCGTCCCCGCAGCCGAACTTCCTGAAGTGGGCGGGCAGCGACGGCCTCTACGAGGACCGGCTCGGGACCGAGCGCCGGGAGGCGAGTAACCGCTTCGGCGACATGCTCGACGCGGGCGTGGCAGTGGCGTTCGGCAGCGACTGCATGCCGCTCGACCCGCTGCTCGGCGTCCACCACGCCGTGAACGCGCCCGCCGACGGCCAGTCGGTGTCGGTCACGGACGCGCTGCGGGCGTACACGAGCGGCGGGGCGTACGCCGGATTCCGCGAGGACGAGCAGGGGACGGTTCGCGAGGGGGCGCTGGCGGACTTCACGGTGCTGGACGCCTCGCCGTGGGAGCACGTGGACGCAATCGTCGACGAGGTCGGCGTGGCGATGACCGTCGTCGACGGCGACGTCGTGTACGACGCGCGGTAG
- the gpmI gene encoding 2,3-bisphosphoglycerate-independent phosphoglycerate mutase: protein MQAALVILDGWGLGDHDRRDAVKAADTPNFDEYADRGAFGTLTTSGRDVGLPDGQMGNSEVGHLTIGAGRVVKQAYTRIEDAIAAGELCGNDAIAGALDHVAETGGTLHVLGLVSDGGVHSDQTHIHALVECAADRGVEAAVHAFTDGRDTSPTGGEDYLASLEAVADEHGTSDVATASGRYYAMDRDQNWARTKAAYNAIVDRDADHRAASAVDAVTDSYERGDTDEFVEPTLVEGGAALSDGDAVVFANFRADRARQLTRLLADIEPGDWEAEGVETSPPDAHVVTMTEYDETFDLPVAFPAEEPADTLGSVLSDAGRTQFRVAESEKYAHVTYFLNGGREVEFEGERRSIVESPDVPTYDQQPEMSAPAVTDAVLDALATDDPDVLVLNYANPDMVGHTGDFDAAVEAVEAVDRELGRLVPALTEAGDEQSESPNGRAGSGATREQGAHVFLTADHGNADDMGTADEPHTAHTFNPVPFVSLDPSTTGADLSGGHSIRDGGALRDVAPTLLDVLGLDRPAAMTGSSLLE, encoded by the coding sequence ATGCAGGCCGCGCTCGTGATTCTGGACGGCTGGGGGCTCGGCGACCACGACAGGAGAGACGCCGTGAAAGCCGCCGACACTCCGAACTTCGACGAGTACGCCGACCGAGGCGCGTTCGGGACGCTGACCACGTCCGGCCGGGATGTGGGGCTGCCCGACGGACAGATGGGCAACAGCGAGGTCGGCCACCTCACTATCGGCGCGGGCCGCGTCGTGAAGCAGGCGTACACGCGCATCGAGGACGCCATCGCGGCCGGCGAACTCTGCGGGAACGACGCCATCGCGGGCGCGCTCGACCACGTCGCCGAGACCGGCGGGACGCTGCACGTCCTCGGCCTCGTCTCTGACGGCGGCGTCCACTCCGACCAGACACACATCCACGCGCTCGTGGAGTGCGCCGCCGACCGGGGCGTCGAGGCGGCCGTCCACGCGTTCACGGACGGCCGGGACACGTCTCCGACCGGCGGCGAGGACTACCTCGCCAGCCTCGAAGCCGTCGCCGACGAGCACGGGACCAGCGACGTGGCGACCGCCTCGGGGCGGTACTACGCGATGGACCGCGACCAGAACTGGGCGCGTACGAAAGCCGCGTACAATGCGATCGTTGACCGGGACGCCGACCACCGCGCCGCCTCGGCGGTCGACGCTGTCACCGACTCGTACGAGCGCGGCGACACCGACGAGTTCGTCGAACCCACGCTCGTCGAGGGCGGCGCGGCGCTCTCGGACGGCGACGCCGTCGTGTTCGCGAACTTCCGCGCCGACCGCGCCCGACAGCTCACGCGGCTGCTCGCCGACATCGAGCCCGGAGACTGGGAAGCCGAGGGCGTCGAGACGAGTCCGCCGGACGCCCACGTCGTGACGATGACCGAGTACGACGAGACGTTCGACCTCCCGGTGGCGTTCCCGGCCGAGGAGCCAGCGGACACGCTCGGCTCGGTGCTCTCCGACGCCGGGCGCACCCAGTTCCGAGTCGCCGAGTCCGAGAAGTACGCCCACGTGACGTACTTCCTGAACGGCGGCCGCGAGGTCGAGTTCGAGGGCGAGCGCCGGAGCATCGTCGAGAGCCCGGACGTGCCGACCTACGACCAGCAGCCCGAGATGAGCGCGCCCGCGGTCACCGACGCCGTGCTGGACGCGCTCGCGACCGACGACCCGGACGTGCTCGTCCTGAACTACGCGAACCCAGACATGGTCGGGCACACCGGCGACTTCGACGCCGCCGTCGAAGCGGTCGAGGCCGTCGACCGGGAACTCGGGCGGCTGGTACCCGCGCTCACCGAGGCGGGCGACGAGCAGAGCGAGTCGCCGAATGGGCGAGCGGGGAGTGGAGCGACCCGCGAGCAGGGCGCGCACGTCTTCCTGACTGCCGACCACGGGAACGCCGACGACATGGGGACGGCCGACGAGCCCCACACCGCTCACACGTTCAACCCCGTGCCGTTCGTCTCGCTGGACCCGTCGACGACCGGTGCGGACCTGTCGGGCGGGCACTCCATCCGCGACGGCGGCGCGCTCCGGGACGTCGCCCCGACGCTGCTGGACGTGCTCGGCCTCGACCGGCCAGCGGCGATGACGGGGTCGTCGCTGCTGGAGTGA
- the nadC gene encoding carboxylating nicotinate-nucleotide diphosphorylase, with protein MPVTDADVERWLREDLGHHDVTNDVPGETTGRLVAKQPGVVAGLDAAVRVFAYLGCEAAALANDGDRIDAGDAVLRVAGDAQSVLRAERVAVNVAGHASGIATKTRRAVDAARDVSDDVVIAGTRKTTPGLRGVEKRAVVAGGGDTHRLDLSHMVMVKDNHVAEMGLEGAIERFREAKSFATNLEVEVEAPEDAPRAAEAGADIVLLDNMTPAETERAVDLLDGAALAEASGGITVEDVPAYAATGVDVISMGSLTHSAPSLDYSFRTEPA; from the coding sequence ATGCCGGTCACTGACGCCGACGTCGAGCGGTGGCTGCGCGAGGACCTCGGCCACCACGACGTGACCAACGACGTGCCAGGCGAGACGACCGGCCGGCTCGTCGCCAAGCAGCCGGGCGTCGTGGCCGGCCTCGACGCCGCAGTCCGGGTGTTCGCGTACCTCGGCTGCGAGGCCGCCGCGCTCGCGAACGACGGCGACCGAATCGACGCCGGTGACGCCGTCCTCCGGGTCGCCGGCGACGCACAGAGCGTGCTGCGGGCCGAGCGGGTCGCCGTGAACGTCGCCGGGCACGCCTCCGGAATCGCGACGAAGACCCGGCGCGCCGTCGACGCCGCGCGCGACGTGAGCGACGACGTGGTGATTGCGGGCACCCGGAAGACCACGCCGGGCCTCCGGGGCGTCGAGAAGCGCGCGGTGGTCGCGGGCGGCGGCGATACCCACCGCCTCGACCTCTCGCACATGGTGATGGTGAAAGACAACCACGTCGCTGAGATGGGGCTCGAGGGCGCAATCGAGCGCTTCCGAGAAGCCAAGAGCTTCGCGACGAACCTCGAAGTCGAGGTCGAGGCTCCCGAGGACGCGCCCCGGGCCGCCGAGGCCGGCGCGGACATCGTCCTGCTGGACAACATGACGCCCGCCGAGACCGAGCGGGCCGTCGACCTGCTCGACGGCGCGGCGCTCGCGGAGGCCAGCGGCGGCATCACCGTCGAGGACGTTCCCGCGTACGCGGCGACCGGCGTGGACGTCATCTCGATGGGGTCGCTGACCCACTCCGCGCCGAGCCTGGACTACTCCTTCCGGACCGAGCCAGCGTAG
- a CDS encoding TrmB family transcriptional regulator, protein MSRLAELGLSAYEEQCYRALLARGPSTARGVSDASGVPMGRVYDVLNGLAARDLVETRRGEPTRYRAVDPETAADRLLAERERELAEQTARYERLADELGDELAAVPPTESRFWTAPLGGETAVSLTRQVFEDASDEVRSAMSHPYVDAPWERYDAEMAAFDEALPAEQSVRVLVAAPVLDTVPEAVRDAYLDRDDVSLRVTADLSVTFDLVDDDRVYLHVPHPLDDGERLGAVELRDDALLTRLQNRFEGAWERAETLSAYAGSVRKE, encoded by the coding sequence ATGTCGCGGCTAGCCGAACTCGGGCTCTCGGCGTACGAGGAGCAGTGCTACCGCGCCCTGCTGGCGCGCGGACCGTCGACGGCGCGCGGCGTCTCGGACGCCAGCGGCGTGCCGATGGGGCGCGTGTACGACGTGCTGAACGGCCTCGCCGCGCGCGACCTCGTCGAGACGCGTCGCGGAGAGCCGACGCGGTACCGCGCCGTCGACCCGGAGACGGCGGCCGACCGGCTGCTGGCGGAACGGGAGCGCGAACTCGCCGAACAGACCGCCCGCTACGAGCGACTCGCCGACGAACTCGGCGACGAACTCGCGGCCGTCCCGCCGACCGAGAGCCGCTTCTGGACCGCGCCGCTCGGGGGCGAGACGGCCGTCTCGCTCACTCGGCAAGTGTTCGAAGATGCCAGCGACGAGGTCCGGTCGGCGATGAGCCACCCCTACGTCGACGCGCCCTGGGAGCGCTACGACGCGGAGATGGCGGCGTTCGACGAGGCGCTGCCGGCCGAGCAGTCGGTGCGCGTGCTCGTGGCCGCCCCCGTCCTCGACACGGTCCCGGAGGCGGTCCGCGACGCGTACCTCGACCGCGACGACGTGTCGCTGCGCGTCACCGCGGACCTGTCGGTGACCTTCGACCTCGTGGACGACGACCGCGTCTACCTCCACGTGCCACACCCCCTCGACGACGGCGAGCGGCTCGGCGCTGTGGAGCTCCGCGACGACGCCCTGCTCACACGACTCCAGAACCGCTTCGAGGGGGCGTGGGAGCGCGCCGAGACGCTGTCCGCCTACGCTGGCTCGGTCCGGAAGGAGTAG
- a CDS encoding DMT family transporter, which translates to MQPYVYLAVAIAAEVTGTTALKLSAGFSKPLPSVVVLAGYASSFYFLGLVLEELPVGVVYGTWAAVGIVATALVGVVVFEETVDVAGLVGLALIVAGVVVLNVVSDAYTPAH; encoded by the coding sequence GTGCAACCATACGTGTACCTCGCCGTGGCCATCGCTGCGGAAGTGACCGGGACCACCGCGCTGAAGCTCTCGGCGGGATTCTCGAAACCCCTGCCGAGCGTCGTCGTCCTCGCGGGCTACGCGAGTTCGTTCTACTTCCTCGGTCTCGTCTTGGAGGAGCTTCCGGTCGGGGTGGTGTACGGGACGTGGGCGGCCGTCGGCATCGTCGCCACGGCGCTCGTCGGCGTGGTCGTGTTCGAGGAGACCGTCGACGTGGCCGGGCTCGTCGGACTCGCGCTCATCGTCGCCGGCGTCGTCGTGCTGAACGTCGTCTCGGACGCCTACACGCCGGCGCACTGA
- a CDS encoding ABC transporter ATP-binding protein — protein MTDRAIETQNLAKRYGDTTAVERLNLAIPERSVYGFLGPNGAGKTTTMRMLTTLTKPSGGTGTVAGADITDRDAVVSNIGYLPEEPPLHAELTAREQLRYVAGLRDLPKARAEERIDDLLARFSLADDADRRISAYSKGMKQKTGIIQAMLHDPDVLFLDEPTSGLDPRAARTVRDTIADLADGDATVFLSTHILPVVDELADTVGVLYDGSLVTEGSPDALKQRAETGDERTLEDVFLEVTGGIGEEA, from the coding sequence ATGACCGACCGCGCCATCGAAACCCAGAACCTCGCGAAGCGGTACGGGGACACGACGGCCGTCGAACGCCTGAACCTCGCAATCCCCGAACGCTCGGTGTACGGCTTCCTCGGGCCGAACGGAGCCGGGAAGACGACGACGATGCGGATGCTCACGACGCTCACGAAGCCCAGCGGCGGCACCGGCACCGTCGCCGGCGCGGACATCACTGACCGCGACGCCGTCGTCTCGAACATCGGCTACCTCCCCGAGGAACCACCGCTGCACGCCGAACTCACGGCGCGCGAACAGCTCCGGTACGTCGCCGGGCTCCGTGACCTCCCCAAGGCCCGTGCCGAGGAGCGCATCGACGACCTCCTGGCGCGGTTCTCGCTCGCCGACGACGCCGACCGCCGCATCTCCGCGTACTCGAAGGGCATGAAACAGAAGACCGGCATCATCCAGGCGATGCTCCACGACCCGGACGTCCTCTTCCTCGACGAACCCACGTCCGGCCTCGACCCGCGAGCCGCCCGCACCGTCCGGGACACCATCGCCGACCTCGCCGACGGCGACGCCACGGTCTTCCTCTCCACGCACATCCTCCCCGTCGTCGACGAACTCGCCGACACCGTCGGCGTGCTCTACGACGGCTCGCTCGTCACCGAGGGCTCCCCGGACGCGCTCAAGCAGCGCGCCGAGACCGGCGACGAACGCACCCTCGAGGACGTCTTCCTCGAGGTGACCGGCGGCATCGGCGAGGAGGCGTAG